A genomic segment from Gorilla gorilla gorilla isolate KB3781 chromosome 3, NHGRI_mGorGor1-v2.1_pri, whole genome shotgun sequence encodes:
- the LOC129532811 gene encoding double homeobox protein 4-like protein 4 encodes MALPTPSDSTLPAEARGRGRRRRLVWTPSQSEALRACFERNPYPGIATRERLAQAIGIPEPRVQIWFQNERSRQLRQHRRESRPWPGRRGPPEGRRKRTAVTGSQTALLLRAFEKDRFPGIAAREELARETGLPESRIQIWFQNRRARHPGQGGRAPAQAGGLCNAAPGGCHPAPSWVAFAHTGAWGTGLPAPHVPCAPGALPQGAFVSQAARAAPVLQPSRAAPAEGISQPAPARGDFAYAAPAPPEGALSHPQAPRWPPHPGKSREDRDPQRDGLPGPCAVGQPGPAQAGPQGQGVLAPPTSQGSPWWGWGRGPQVAGAAWEPQAGAAPPPQPAPPEASARQGQMQGIPAPSQALQEPGRSSALPCGLLLDELLASPEFLQQAQPFLETEAPGELEASEEAASLEAPLSEEEYRLLLEEL; translated from the coding sequence ATGGCCCTCCCGACACCTTCGGACAGCACCCTCCCCGCGGAAGCCCGGGGACGAGGACGGCGACGGAGACTCGTTTGGACCCCGAGCCAAAGCGAGGCCCTGCGAGCCTGCTTTGAGCGGAACCCGTACCCGGGCATCGCCACCAGAGAACGGCTGGCCCAGGCCATCGGCATTCCGGAGCCCAGGGTCcagatttggtttcagaatgAGAGGTCGCGCCAGCTGAGGCAGCACCGGCGGGAATCTCGGCCCTGGCCCGGGAGACGCGGCCCGCCAGAAGGCCGGCGAAAGCGGACCGCCGTCACCGGATCCCAGACCGCCCTGCTCCTCCGAGCCTTTGAGAAGGATCGCTTTCCAGGCATCGCCGCCCGGGAAGAGCTGGCCAGAGAGACGGGCCTCCCGGAGTCCAGGATTCAGATCTGGTTTCAGAATCGAAGGGCCAGGCACccgggacagggtggcagggcgCCCGCGCAGGCAGGCGGCCTGTGCAACGCGGCCCCCGGCGGGTGTCACCCTGCTCCCTCGTGGGTCGCCTTCGCCCACACCGGCGCGTGGGGAACGGGGCTTCCCGCACCCCACGTGCCCTGCGCGCCTGGGGCTCTCCCACAGGGGGCTTTCGTGAGCCAGGCGGCGAGGGCCGCCCCCGTGCTGCAGCCCAGCCGGGCCGCGCCGGCGGAGGGGATCTCCCAACCTGCCCCGGCGCGCGGGGATTTTGCCTACGCCGCCCCGGCTCCTCCGGAAGGGGCGCTCTCCCACCCTCAGGCTCCTCGGTGGCCTCCGCACCCGGGCAAAAGCCGGGAGGACCGGGACCCGCAGCGCGACGGCCTGCCGGGCCCTTGCGCGGTGGGACAGCCTGGGCCCGCTCAAGCGGGGCCGCAGGGCCAAGGTGTGCTTGCGCCACCCACGTCCCAGGGGAGCccgtggtggggctggggccggggtccccaggtcgccggggcggcgtgggaaccccaagccggggcagctccacctccccagcccgcGCCCCCGGAGGCCTCCGCGCGGCAGGGGCAGATGCAAGGCATCCCGGCGCCCTCCCAGGCGCTCCAGGAGCCGGGGCGCTCGTCTGCACTCCCCTGCGGCCTGCTGCTGGATGAGCTCCTGGCGAGCCCGGAGTTTCTGCAGCAGGCGCAACCTTTCCTAGAAACGGAGGCCCCGGGGGAGCTGGAGGCCTCGGAAGAGGCCGCCTCGCTGGAAGCACCCCTCAGCGAGGAAGAATACCGGCTTCTGCTGGAGGAGCTTTAG